The following proteins come from a genomic window of Sporichthyaceae bacterium:
- a CDS encoding heme-binding protein, producing the protein MNLTLEMARTIVGAARAHAQQAGLKPLTVVVLDAGGHLLAAEREDGASIKRFEIAHGKAYGALALGMGSRAIMARAEQQAYFVASVTNAVGGALVPVPGGVLVRDSSGLLVGAVGISGDTSDADEAACVAGIQAAGLGAQVD; encoded by the coding sequence ATGAACCTCACCCTTGAGATGGCCCGCACCATCGTGGGCGCCGCCCGAGCCCACGCGCAGCAAGCCGGGCTCAAGCCGCTCACCGTCGTCGTACTGGATGCGGGTGGTCACCTGCTGGCCGCCGAGCGCGAGGACGGTGCCTCCATCAAGCGCTTCGAGATCGCGCACGGCAAGGCCTACGGCGCGCTCGCCCTCGGCATGGGCTCTCGCGCGATCATGGCGCGCGCCGAACAGCAGGCGTATTTCGTCGCCTCCGTGACCAATGCCGTGGGCGGGGCACTCGTCCCGGTGCCGGGCGGCGTGCTCGTGCGGGATTCCTCCGGGCTCCTGGTCGGGGCCGTTGGCATCTCCGGTGACACCTCTGATGCCGATGAGGCGGCCTGCGTGGCGGGCATCCAGGCAGCCGGTCTGGG